One stretch of Schizosaccharomyces pombe strain 972h- genome assembly, chromosome: III DNA includes these proteins:
- the puf6 gene encoding Puf family RNA-binding protein Puf6 — MAIGKRKESTEVKKKDGSMNKRVKVAKLPKKVDSFSPKKKKNTTSSGSSESDSMSQNDKKKDSSLNESEDEDFAGFGESASENDELESAESEAENDEESSSQKSNSKESHAQRKKLQKERKAMKPFADTSLKAKSLWDKLRQKTSIKAEERKTIIAELFDLIRTNVKQLVFKHDMSRVVQTCVKFGSKQQRETICAELAGSYVDLCKSPYGKYLAIKIFKYGTPKMKEVILGEMYGNVVKMIRHREAAYVVEDAFREFTNLQQQRALICEFYGPEFQVFKDRTQDIHIDKLLIDHPEKRPSIMQNLWKTIEGSIAKGSIGFTMVHRAMLEFINHADSNEAKELLNLTKELIYEFVHTRDGSQVAMKLFALANAKDRKVMLKSLRPYLIETAKDSYGHLVVVAALDCTDDTIMTGKLLQAEFEGELLKLSADKFARRILLYVLVGWEDARYFSKENRELLRSLDSLKAKTSKKDPIVRRNELKATIGPLLISLISKAAGDMIAESLASQVLVDALLYAPCEKEEAVDATLKAFDGNPEQDNHLIHQIHCSRALKTLVQNGHWSGAEKQVVKAEDDLKVASKLIVIIKKYLVEWASGDGAFVVVAVLEALSDSEKQEFLKILRKHKNQLNKSEFRGTKKLLEML; from the coding sequence ATGGCTATTGGCAAAAGGAAGGAAAGCACGGaggtaaagaaaaaagatggCTCAATGAATAAACGAGTGAAAGTTGCTAAACTGCCTAAAAAAGTGGATTCGTTTTcccccaaaaaaaaaaaaaatactactTCGTCAGGATCTTCAGAGTCTGATTCAATGTCACAAAATGATAAGAAGAAGGACTCTTCATTAAATGAAAGTGAAGATGAGGACTTCGCAGGTTTTGGTGAATCTGCAAGTGAAAACGATGAACTTGAGTCCGCTGAGTCAGAGGCAGAGAATGATGAAGAATCTTCATCTCAGAAAAGTAATTCTAAAGAATCTCATGCTCAAcgtaaaaaattacagaAAGAACGTAAAGCTATGAAGCCGTTTGCCGACACTAGCTTGAAAGCCAAGTCCTTATGGGATAAATTACGTCAAAAAACTTCAATTAAAGCTGAAGAACGAAAGACTATTATTGCTGAACTGTTTGATTTAATTCGAACGAACGTTAAGCAACTTGTATTTAAGCATGACATGTCTCGTGTTGTTCAAACGTGTGTGAAATTCGGCTCAAAACAACAAAGAGAGACTATTTGTGCTGAATTAGCGGGTAGTTACGTTGATCTTTGCAAAAGTCCGTATGGTAAATACCTagctattaaaatttttaagtatGGTACAccgaaaatgaaagaagtCATTTTAGGAGAAATGTATGGAAATGTTGTGAAAATGATTCGTCACCGTGAGGCTGCTTATGTGGTGGAAGATGCTTTCCGCGAATTTACCAATTTGCAGCAGCAACGTGCGCTGATTTGCGAATTTTATGGACCTGAATTTCAAGTATTTAAAGACCGTACTCAAGACATTCACATTGATAAGCTTTTAATTGATCACCCTGAGAAAAGGCCAAGTATAATGCAAAACTTATGGAAGACTATTGAGGGTTCTATTGCTAAAGGTTCCATTGGTTTTACAATGGTTCATCGTGCCATGTTGGAGTTTATAAACCATGCTGATTCCAACGAGGCGAAagaattattgaatttaacCAAGGAGTTGATTTACGAATTTGTTCATACAAGAGATGGTTCTCAGGTTGCGATGAAATTGTTTGCTCTAGCTAATGCGAAGGATCGTAAGGTTATGCTAAAGAGTCTTCGACCTTATTTGATTGAAACTGCAAAGGATTCTTACGGCCATTTGGTAGTGGTTGCTGCTTTGGATTGTACTGATGATACAATTATGACTGGTAAGCTTTTACAAGCCGAATTTGAAGgtgaattattaaaattatccGCCGATAAATTTGCTCGCAGGATTTTGTTGTATGTTTTAGTAGGCTGGGAAGATGCTCGCTATTTTAGTAAAGAGAATCGAGAATTACTTAGATCACttgattcattaaaagcCAAAACGTCTAAAAAAGACCCCATTGTTCGTCGAAACGAGCTTAAGGCAACGATAGGACCCTTGTTAATTTCGTTAATCAGCAAAGCTGCAGGTGACATGATAGCTGAATCTTTAGCCTCTCAAGTTTTGGTGGATGCATTGTTGTATGCTCCATGTGAGAAGGAAGAAGCTGTCGATGCAACGTTGAAAGCTTTTGATGGTAACCCAGAGCAGGATAACCACTTGattcatcaaattcattGTTCGCGCGCGTTGAAGACATTAGTCCAAAATGGACATTGGAGTGGTGCTGAGAAACAAGTTGTAAAAGCGGAAGATGACCTGAAGGTGGCCTCTAAGCTAATTgttatcattaaaaaatatcttgTAGAGTGGGCTTCTGGAGACGGTGCGTTTGTTGTTGTAGCAGTCCTAGAGGCACTCAGTGATAGTGAAAAGCaggagtttttgaaaatattacgGAAACACAAAAATCAGTTAAATAAGTCAGAGTTCCGTGGaacaaaaaagcttttagaAATGCTTTAA
- the ade5 gene encoding phosphoribosylglycinamide formyltransferase, translating into MVASLVVLISGSGSNLQAIIDATLNGVLKGEAAVTHVLSNRKNAYGLERAAKAGIPTSLHTLLPYKKEYGPEIGRKKYDAELAEKIIKLQPSLVVCAGWMHILSPEVLIPLETNKIGIINLHPALPGAFNGIHAIERAFEAAQQGKITHTGAMVHWVIAAVDEGKPIIVQEVPILSTDSIEALEEKIHAAEHVILVQAIHQIITDNK; encoded by the coding sequence ATGGTAGCTTCACTTGTCGTGTTAATTTCGGGATCAGGTTCTAACCTCCAAGCAATAATTGATGCTACGCTGAATGGAGTTTTAAAGGGAGAAGCAGCTGTAACGCACGTTTTGTCAAACCGCAAAAATGCTTATGGCTTAGAAAGAGCCGCGAAAGCTGGGATACCAACGTCTTTGCATACATTGTTACCCTACAAAAAGGAATACGGACCTGAGataggaagaaaaaagtatgATGCTGAGTTGGCGGAAAAGATAATTAAGCTTCAACCATCCTTGGTTGTCTGTGCTGGATGGATGCACATTTTGTCCCCAGAAGTGTTGATTCCTTtagaaacaaataaaatcgGAATTATTAATCTTCATCCAGCTCTTCCTGGCGCTTTTAACGGTATTCATGCTATCGAACGCGCGTTCGAAGCTGCCCAGCAAGGAAAGATCACTCACACCGGTGCTATGGTACATTGGGTGATTGCAGCAGTCGATGAAGGAAAACCTATTATCGTGCAAGAGGTTCCCATTTTGTCAACCGATAGTATTGAAGCactagaagaaaaaattcacGCAGCAGAACATGTAATACTTGTGCAGGCCATTCACCAGATCATTACTgacaataaataa